The sequence CGCAGAGCGTCTCCGACGCTCAGCTGGCCCCCGCGTTCCCGTTTCCGGGGACGCCGCGGTGTCTTGTCCCTCCGAGCCACCGTCGCGCAGCGGCCCGGACACGCCCCTCGGCCGCTGCTTCTGCGCATGCCCGGGAGGGCAGGCTGGCTTCCACTGCGGGCGGGGAGACGGAGATCCGGTTATGAGGGAGCCGGCGGTGGCGTTTGCCCGAGACACCTGCCCGCGGGCCGGAAGTGGAGGAGCCGAGAGCGGCGGCGCCGGAGCTCCGGAGTAGACGGTGGCGACGGCGGCAGCCCCTCTGCGGGAGAAGGAGGATGAAGAGCGACCGAAGAGGCGCGGGTGGACACTGCTGCGTGGTTCCCGGGTTCGTGCTCGTAGCCGACTGCGCAGCGTACGAGCAAGTCTAAGTAAGTGGGAGTCCCCGGGACGCCGGAGCCCGCGGGGCCGGGCCGACCGAGGTCTGCGTCCTCACGGGTGTGCGGGGCGGGCGTTCTCCCAGGTGTGCCGGGCGGGCGTCCTCCCAGGTGTGCCGGAGGTACTCCCAGGTGTGCCGGGGTCCTCCCAGGTGTGCCTGGTGTGCGTTCTACCGGGCGCGCCGGGTGGGCGTCCTCCCAGGTGTGCCGGAGGTCCTCCCACGTGTGCCAGAGGTCCTTCCAGGTGTGCCGGGCCGGCGTCCTCCCAGGTGTGCCGGGCGGGCGATCTTCTAGGTGTGCCGGAGGTCCTCCCAGGTGTGCCTGGGGTCCTCTCAGGTGTGCCTGGGGTCCTCTCAGGTGTGCCAGGTGGGCGTTCTCCCGGGCGCGCCGGGTGGGCGTTCTCCCAGGTGTGCCGGGGTCCTTCCGGGTGTGCCAGGTGGGCGTCCTCCCGGGTGTGCCGAGGGTCCTCCCGGGTGTGCCGAGGGTCCTCCCGGGTGTGCCGAGGGTCCTCCCGGGTGTGCCGGGCGTCCTCCCAGGTGTTCCGGGCATCCTCACAGGTGTGTCGGGCGGGCGTTCTCCCAGGTGTGCCGGGCGGGCGTCCTCCCAGGTGTTTCGGGCATCCTCACAGGTGTGCCGGGCGGGCGTCCTCCCAGGTGTTCCGGGCATCCTCACAGGTGTGCCGGGCGGACGTCCTCCCAGGTGTGCCGGGCGGGCGTCCTCCCAGGTGTTCCGGGCATCCTCACAGGTGTGCCGGCCGCACCTGCGCAGCCTGCCGCCTCTCTCCCGCCCCAGAGAGCGACGCAGTTTTCCCAGAGCGGCAGGGCGACGGGATCCCAAATAGAGGAAGTCAACACACGCTGCGCCTTCAGTGTGGAAAGGAGTTCAGTGTCTTGGTGCTTTGGGCGCGACCGTAGAAGCCTGACCAGAACCCTGGCTCCCGGTGCCCCACGTCTTCCAGGGCAGCTGCCTGTGTCACTGCAGGAAGTGTTAGTTGTGTAACCTcgcaggcaggaaaaaaaaagaaataaataaacacgTATTTGGAAAGTAAGATGTGCTTATTACCTGCCTATGGCTCCtctgttgtcattttgtagtcgGAACCTAGAGCAAATTTTAGCATTATATGTCAGGTGCACTTCCAGCGATGTATACAAAACCAGTACTCAGATATCACCCCTTTCCATCCCgatccccctccccacacacgcacacaaaaagcAAAATAGGAAATATCAGCTACTGGGTTTGACGATAGACTAGTTGTGACCTGTTCCTGTAAGTCATAGGTTTAGACCTACTGATATCATGGTAGGAagtttgatgtttttctttttgaggaatAGATACCCATACAACAAAGTTGCTTGTAGATACTTTTGTCAAAGTTCATCTTATGCAAAATGCATTACTAGTATTATTGCCTGAAGTGTCATGATCAAAACTAAGTTTTTTATTTCACAGACCTGTCTTAATGTATGTCTTCTGTGTAATAGTAACCAAatggaaaaaaaccaaaaccaaacccgctgccgtcaagtcgattccgactcatagccaccgtaatggacagagtagaactgccccgtagagtttccaaggagcgcctggtggatctgaactgccgaccttttggctagcagccgtagctcttaactactatgctaccagggtttccaccaaatGGAACGGCGCGTGTATATTGGCCTTAAGGTTTGATGTTTCAGTCTCCCTGATCCTCCCTTGGTTTCATTTGGCAGGGATGTCATACTTACTTGGGTGCATGTTAATCACCCACTTTTGCTAAATATTAAATTTTCTCCTACTCAGTATGAATTCATGATTGTCTGTCTagccttatgtcataattttcCCTCCTGAGACATGAACTGCACAATTCAGTTATCATTAATAGAGGCCTGCTGTGTGCAAGGCACTGCTATATACCAGAAACGCAGAGCTGAATAGGTTGAAGCCACCGCCACCAAGAACTCGTAGTTTAGGTAGGGGAGATAGGCATGTAAGTAGATAAGTTACAGTATACTGAGGGCCACCACGCAAGTTTTTACAAGGTACAGAATAAGGAATGATTGACAGTAGGAGTCACGAAGACTTCCTGGAGAAGCCGTCACCTGAGCTGGGTTTTGAAGGGAAAATAAGGCACTGACCTCATTATTTCCCATGTCCAAATAGTCAAGGTAGCCTCCAGTGAGTCTTGTTGGTTATTTCAGCCAAGCCTAACAGAACTGGTTGTACTTCCTTTCGCTTGCTCTGCTCTAGAAGGTAATAAAGCACGTTAAATTCTGCCTCGTGGAAGTAGCTGCATTTATCAGCACATTATTGGTTGGTCTCTGTATTACATTTGATTTCAGCAGTTTTTCAATTACgctttccatcttccttttacatatgagaaaatacGTATCTAGAGAGGCAAAGCAAGTTGGCAAAAACTACCTAGCTCTTAACTGACCTAACCAGAAAACACCGCCCCGTTTTATACTCCATGGAACGGCCTCCCCACTGATAGTTGATTTGGAATGATGACAGCAAACCAGCTTATGAACATTTGTATATTCAGGTGACTGTTGGCACACTGTCTCCATTCTCAGGCACACCGCAGGCCTCTCTGCTGTCAGAATGGTAGGCTTTACTAACCAGCCTGTCCTGAGCCAACGACAGGACGTAGTGGTGGGCACAAGAAACGTTGGACCTAACATTTTTCTCTCCTCCCTGGTCACTTATCTCAGGAGAGTCTATTTCTCTGTTTTCATTGATTAAGAACTCATTTAATTATTACTCCCAGATTCTAAAGCGA comes from Elephas maximus indicus isolate mEleMax1 chromosome 23, mEleMax1 primary haplotype, whole genome shotgun sequence and encodes:
- the LOC126066392 gene encoding collagen alpha-4(IV) chain-like; this translates as MHPSAACVDFLYLGSRRPAALGKLRRSLGRERGGRLRRCGRHTCEDARNTWEDARPAHLGGRPPGTPVRMPGTPGRTPARHTCEDARNTWEDARPAHLGERPPDTPVRMPGTPGRTPGTPGRTLGTPGRTLGTPGRTLGTPGRTPTWHTRKDPGTPGRTPTRRARENAHLAHLRGPQAHLRGPQAHLGGPPAHLEDRPPGTPGRTPARHTWKDLWHTWEDLRHTWEDAHPARPVERTPGTPGRTPAHLGVPPAHLGGRPPGTPGRTPAPHTREDADLGRPGPAGSGVPGTPTYLDLLVRCAVGYEHEPGNHAAVSTRASSVALHPPSPAEGLPPSPPSTPELRRRRSRLLHFRPAGRCLGQTPPPAPS